The nucleotide sequence AAGACGGAACTTCACACTATGACGACAGATGCCATTTTCAATCCCCAGCGTTTCCAGAACCGTGTCGCTTTAGTCACCGGCGGCTCCCGCGGCATCGGCCGGGCCTGCTGCCTCCGCCTGGCACAGGAAGGAGCCCGCGTCGCCGTCAGTTATCGCAGCGGAAAAGCTGACGCCGCAGAAACGCTCAGGCAGATCGAAGCCCTGGGAGGCAGCGGCATGATCGTTCAAAGTGATGTCTCAGTCGAAACCGAAGTCGACCGTATGGTCAGCGAAGTCGAAGCACAGCTGGGCGACATCGAGCTACTGGTCAATAACTCGGGCACGTTCATCTATCAGTCCCATGAAGAACTCGACCTGTCTGCCTGGCAGCAGATGCTGGATGTGAATCTGACAGGCACTTTCCTGGTTACCTGGCGCGTCAAACCGGGCATGCTGAAACGCCAGTTCGGCAGGATCGTCAACCTGAGTTCGCTTTCCGGCCTGCAGCCCCGCCCCAAGTCCATCGCGTATGCGGTCAGCAAAGCCGGTGTCATTTCTTTCACCCAGAGCATCGCCACCGCCTGGGCTCGGGACAACATCCGCGTGAATGCCATCGCCCCCGGTCTGATCGAAACGGAGATCCTCTCCACCGTCAGCCAGGAGGACCTGGAGAAAATCATCGAAGCCACCCCCATCCCCCGCATGGGCACCCCCGAAGAAGTCGCGGCGATCGTCAGCTTCCTGCTCTCCGAAGAAAGTAATTTCACCACCGGACAAACCATGGTCCTCTCCGGCGGCCGCTGCATGCTGCCTTAAGCGAGAATAAAATGAACGCACTTCACTGTCATGGATTCCATACCTGACGCTGCAACCTGCGTGACTCAGACAACGACTTCGCTTACAGGTTCGATGTTCCCCTGGTAACCTCTTATTCTGTGAGCGGTGAATTGAGCGGGCTGATTCGCAGATTCTCAACAATGATCGCGTAAAGCGCAGGGATGACAAACAGTGTCAACAGCGTGGCCATCAGCAGACCGACAATCATCAACCAGGCCATCCCAACCCACAATGGTCCGCCGGCTAATGCCAGGGGAAGCAGTCCTCCAACAGTTGTTGCAGTGGTCAGAAAGATCGGGAGCAGCCGCTGCTTGCCAGCTTCAGCCAGACAGTCACGGAATTCGTCCCGCGTCAATCCACCTGTCGGTCCCTTGCCATCACTGGCAGCCGAACGAGTCGCGATCTGAAAATCAGCGAATTCCATATAGATGATTGCGGTATTCAATACGATTCCAAATAGCGACAAAATTCCCAGTTGAGGCATGAACCCCAGTGGATTATCAGTCAGGTAAAGTCCCAGCAGCGCACCAATCAGCGCCAAAGGCAGCGTGAAAATGATCATGGCAGCTTTGCTGATACTGTTAAACTGGATAACGAGCAGCAGCAGAATGGCGACGAATGACATGCCAAAGGCTTTCATCATCATCGTTCCCGCCTGCATTGATTCTTCCAGCGCCCCGCCAATCTCAATCCGGAATCCATTGGGAAGATTTTCCTCAATCTGCTGAAACTTTTTGGAAGACATGACCCGGCTCACCACATCGTTGCCAGAGGCGCCTGGTTCTACCCGAGCACTGACTTCAATCGTCCGGTTCAAGTCACAACGTTCAATCACTGCCGGTTCCCACCCATACTTGAACGAGGCAATCGACTTCAAGGGAACCTTGCCGTTTCTTCCCTCGATAAACGCCGATTCGATTGCCGAAACCGACTTTCTCCCAGCGGGGATCAGGCGGAAATAAACGGGAACCGAATAATCACCTTCGCGAAACATCGTCAGTTGCCGTCCGGAGTAATAGGCATTTAAAGTCGATGCGATCTGTGAATTAGTCACGCCAGCCATGCTGGCAAGATCTTCTTCCACGTCGACCTGCAACTGGTAAGCATCGGCGCCCCAGGAATCGTGCGTATTCCAGGTATCAGGCTGCTCACGAATCAGCTCTGTGACCTGAGTTGCGACGTCGCGCAGTTTCTGCATATCTGCAAAACCATCACCAGTAATCCGCAGAACAACCGGTGCAGCCGGCGGTCCCAGCATCATCTCCATCGGCACAACACGCAACCCGGGCAGTGGCGCAATTCCCAGTTTCGGATCTCCCTGCAGCGCCACTTTACGGACGCTCTCTGCATAGTCGTGAGTTAATTTGGGATCGGTTGTACGAATCAGTATTTCCGCGTAATTGGCTTTCCGAGGTTCTGGTTCCCACGAAAGGTACCAGCGCGAACCCCCTCCCCCAACCAGGGTCCGCAGCGCACGCAGACGTTCAACTTTTTTGCCGTTTTCGTCGGTAAACGGGCTCAACTTTCTGAGCATCTCTTCCACCTGCAAAGCAGCCTGATTTGTCTGTTCAATGCCGACATTCTCAGGCAGCCAGACGCCGACCACAAACTGATCCCGTTCGCCCTGGGGAAAGAACTCGCTGCTCACAGGAAGCTTCAACGCCAGAAAAAACAGCCCCATCGAAACGAACAGAGTTATAAACTTGTGCCGGATGGCGTGCTGAACCAGAACCCCATAGATCTGCTTGATGTAATGTTTATTTTCTGTTTTCCACGAAACCTCGACTGTCTTCCGGCTCCGACGAAATAACTTTTTAAACCAGTAAAAGCTGCGAACCAGCGGCGCGTCGGGTGCATCCCTGTTAACAGGAGGGCGGATAAACATGGCTGCCAGGATCACACAAAACGTCATCGCCAGTACCCAGCTGACAGCCAACATGACTGAAAGCGTCACCGGCAGACTGTAGATAAATTCGCGGTTACCCCCTTCAAAGAAGATCACCATAGGCACGAACGCCGCGATGGTCGTAAGCGTGCCGTTCAGCATGGGAGCAGCCAGCATCCGGGCCCCACTGACACTGGCTGCAATCGGCTTCATGCCTTCCATCTGATTCGTACGTGACTGATCACAAATCTGCACAGCGTTATCGACCAGCAGACCTAGCGATATAATGATCGACGCCAGCGACATCTGCTCCAGTTGAACTCCGAATAAAGTAATAATGCCCACCGAGACGAGTGTCACAAACGGAATGTTGGCGGCCATTACCGCTGCCGTGCGGAACCCGACGACCAGATAGACCACCACAATCACAATCACAACCGCTTCGATCACATTCAGGACCACATCCTGAATGCGGGCATTCACACTATCCGACTGATCGGAAACAGGAACCAGCCCCAGATCGGGAGGAAGTTCGCAGGTGACGTTCTGAAGTTCGTACAGACGGTCTTTCGCCGCACTACAGATATCAATGATATTGGAGCCCGATTTCATGGTGACCGCCACGATCACCGCCGCCTGTGACGTTTCCGGATCCGAATACCGGCAGATTAAGCCAGGAGGATCCTGGTAAGCCCGCCTGACGTTCAGGCCCAGATCATTCAAATAGACCTGATTGGCCCCCTTGTCCGTACTGGCCATTTCAGCCACTATGGTGTTGATCTCTTTCACAGCATCAAGTTTGCCCCCTGGCTTTACATAAAATCGACCATCGCCCGTATCCAGCAATCCTCCTGCTTCGATAATATTCCGTGCTGAAATCAGCTCTTCCAGGTCGGAGGTCGTCAGTCGCAGCTTGGACCATGTACCCGCATCTGTCTCAATATAGATCGCTTCTTCACGGACTCCAAAACGCTGGACTTTGGCGACGCCATCTAACAGCCGCAGCGCATCGCGTACCTGTTCCGAGAACAGATCCAGGTCCCGGTTGCTGTAGACATGGGCGGGATCAATCTCTGTTTCGCCAGGCAGCGGAGTCTGGTAGATCGCAAACAGAATCACGCTGGTATCCCCAAAGTCATCGGTCACAATGGGCGTGATATTCTTTTCAGGCATCTCCACATTTCGCACGCGGGCCCGAACCTGGTCCCACACCTGATCGACACGGTCTGGCGCAACGTTGTCATACAGATCGACAAATATCGTCGACATACCATTGGTGGATGTAGACCGCAGCACATCCACCTCTTCAATTCCATCCAGTACCTCTTCCAGTGGGTCAGTGATCAGCTCTTCCACGCGTTCTGCAGAAACTCCTGCCCAGCGCGTGGTGACGACACAGGTCATGATCGTGAATTCAGGATCTTCGCGACGTGGCATCGTTTGAAACGAGACGGTCCCCCAGACAACCAGCAACGAGACTATGGTAAATACTATGGTGCGATTTCGGATCGCAAACTCGGGCAGCAAATTCATTGAACCGCCTCACTCTCACTCACGATATTGACCGGTTCGCCCGATCTCAAAAAAGGCATCCCTTTCAGAATCATCTGTGGTTTTGC is from Gimesia maris and encodes:
- a CDS encoding SDR family NAD(P)-dependent oxidoreductase; the protein is MTTDAIFNPQRFQNRVALVTGGSRGIGRACCLRLAQEGARVAVSYRSGKADAAETLRQIEALGGSGMIVQSDVSVETEVDRMVSEVEAQLGDIELLVNNSGTFIYQSHEELDLSAWQQMLDVNLTGTFLVTWRVKPGMLKRQFGRIVNLSSLSGLQPRPKSIAYAVSKAGVISFTQSIATAWARDNIRVNAIAPGLIETEILSTVSQEDLEKIIEATPIPRMGTPEEVAAIVSFLLSEESNFTTGQTMVLSGGRCMLP
- a CDS encoding efflux RND transporter permease subunit; this translates as MNLLPEFAIRNRTIVFTIVSLLVVWGTVSFQTMPRREDPEFTIMTCVVTTRWAGVSAERVEELITDPLEEVLDGIEEVDVLRSTSTNGMSTIFVDLYDNVAPDRVDQVWDQVRARVRNVEMPEKNITPIVTDDFGDTSVILFAIYQTPLPGETEIDPAHVYSNRDLDLFSEQVRDALRLLDGVAKVQRFGVREEAIYIETDAGTWSKLRLTTSDLEELISARNIIEAGGLLDTGDGRFYVKPGGKLDAVKEINTIVAEMASTDKGANQVYLNDLGLNVRRAYQDPPGLICRYSDPETSQAAVIVAVTMKSGSNIIDICSAAKDRLYELQNVTCELPPDLGLVPVSDQSDSVNARIQDVVLNVIEAVVIVIVVVYLVVGFRTAAVMAANIPFVTLVSVGIITLFGVQLEQMSLASIIISLGLLVDNAVQICDQSRTNQMEGMKPIAASVSGARMLAAPMLNGTLTTIAAFVPMVIFFEGGNREFIYSLPVTLSVMLAVSWVLAMTFCVILAAMFIRPPVNRDAPDAPLVRSFYWFKKLFRRSRKTVEVSWKTENKHYIKQIYGVLVQHAIRHKFITLFVSMGLFFLALKLPVSSEFFPQGERDQFVVGVWLPENVGIEQTNQAALQVEEMLRKLSPFTDENGKKVERLRALRTLVGGGGSRWYLSWEPEPRKANYAEILIRTTDPKLTHDYAESVRKVALQGDPKLGIAPLPGLRVVPMEMMLGPPAAPVVLRITGDGFADMQKLRDVATQVTELIREQPDTWNTHDSWGADAYQLQVDVEEDLASMAGVTNSQIASTLNAYYSGRQLTMFREGDYSVPVYFRLIPAGRKSVSAIESAFIEGRNGKVPLKSIASFKYGWEPAVIERCDLNRTIEVSARVEPGASGNDVVSRVMSSKKFQQIEENLPNGFRIEIGGALEESMQAGTMMMKAFGMSFVAILLLLVIQFNSISKAAMIIFTLPLALIGALLGLYLTDNPLGFMPQLGILSLFGIVLNTAIIYMEFADFQIATRSAASDGKGPTGGLTRDEFRDCLAEAGKQRLLPIFLTTATTVGGLLPLALAGGPLWVGMAWLMIVGLLMATLLTLFVIPALYAIIVENLRISPLNSPLTE